The Bernardetia litoralis DSM 6794 genome includes a window with the following:
- a CDS encoding leucine-rich repeat domain-containing protein produces MVINFRSFLLCLLMAFSTTILFAQKNTDKTEKDKKTQGDQLEPEQLEEYEGRVRSLVSFMQFMYNTLGEEESSVRDKETIVNQSFLKIFKDRDVQIEDDLIEKRDLWMNKNVQSYLKDVDFFYKNITFEYTVSSIAHRIAPDGTIFFTATANRALEGTNFKDEKVKNNLPRYVEISYDPESQDMKIISIYTSQANETEVLRSWWNDLPVEWLAIFSNHVTIPVGDSISNSQLHSIVGMEVLDISNNPTVIDIQPVSRLMKLKTFKCANTQVSNLFPLRSITNLEVLDASNTPVQDLLALTYATNLRELNVSNTKVSEIKTLEYLTHLERLDMSVTGVSSLEALGKIEGSVLKELRITKTKVANLAPLKNVSTLQFLETSFTPITSISALSESKELERLDISNTNVSSLEPLSKLAKLRLLYANNTKISSLKPLTSIAALERVYCDNTGVKLGQAQELTKSKSNILVVYESEALQNWWKTLSLDWKEVFKTASKLSSPNPTKEELATLSRITKIDAKGQSIKTVEPLRIFEGLKEINISRTKVTDITALRDLIALEILEANNTKISDVSSLQSLDKLKKLDIENTAVSDISPLQNLTNLEFIYADGSALKDELVAAFLNKNPSTVVIYKTVTLNNWWTGLSESWKTALKKHVKIEAQPNKEDLHAMIYLESINLDGISDIRDLQPLQMSVRLRELSFVRTSVSNLSPIKNISTLRILRFSETPVSNLEPITTLRDLEQLVFENTPVESLETMGAFKNLKRLNCAGTQIKTLKCLEPLKELTELSCNTTKLRNLKGLDNMRKLEILRSYNTKISSKKVDDFKKDHPRCEVIYY; encoded by the coding sequence ATGGTAATTAATTTCCGTTCTTTTCTGCTATGCCTTTTGATGGCATTTTCTACAACTATTCTTTTTGCCCAAAAAAATACGGACAAAACTGAAAAAGATAAAAAAACACAAGGAGACCAACTTGAACCTGAACAACTAGAAGAATATGAAGGACGAGTGCGTTCTTTGGTTTCTTTTATGCAGTTTATGTACAATACTTTGGGCGAAGAAGAATCTTCTGTCCGTGATAAAGAAACGATTGTCAATCAAAGTTTTTTGAAAATCTTTAAAGATAGAGATGTTCAGATAGAAGATGATTTGATTGAAAAACGTGACTTATGGATGAACAAAAATGTACAATCTTATTTAAAAGATGTTGACTTTTTCTATAAAAATATCACTTTTGAATATACCGTTTCTAGCATTGCTCATAGAATTGCTCCTGATGGAACAATTTTCTTTACAGCAACTGCAAATCGTGCATTAGAAGGAACAAATTTTAAAGATGAAAAAGTAAAAAATAACCTTCCTCGTTATGTAGAGATAAGTTATGACCCTGAAAGTCAAGACATGAAAATTATCAGTATTTATACAAGTCAAGCCAATGAAACGGAAGTTTTGCGTAGTTGGTGGAATGATTTGCCTGTCGAATGGCTTGCTATTTTTAGTAATCATGTTACAATTCCTGTCGGTGATTCAATTTCTAATAGTCAGCTTCATTCTATTGTTGGAATGGAAGTTTTGGATATTAGCAATAATCCAACAGTTATAGATATTCAGCCTGTAAGTCGTTTGATGAAACTAAAGACTTTCAAATGTGCAAATACACAGGTTTCAAATCTTTTTCCACTTCGTAGCATTACCAATTTGGAAGTTTTGGATGCTTCTAATACGCCAGTTCAAGACCTTTTAGCTCTTACTTATGCAACTAATTTGAGAGAATTAAATGTATCAAATACAAAAGTAAGCGAAATCAAAACCCTTGAATATTTGACTCATTTAGAGCGTTTGGATATGTCTGTTACGGGAGTGAGTTCATTGGAGGCTCTAGGCAAAATTGAAGGAAGTGTTTTGAAAGAACTCCGAATTACAAAAACAAAAGTAGCCAACCTTGCCCCTCTCAAAAATGTTTCTACATTACAATTTTTAGAAACTTCATTTACGCCTATTACTTCTATTTCGGCATTATCTGAAAGCAAAGAATTGGAACGTTTGGATATTTCAAATACAAATGTTAGCAGTTTAGAACCACTTTCTAAGTTGGCAAAATTGCGTTTGTTGTATGCAAATAATACTAAAATTTCTAGCCTAAAACCTCTTACTTCTATTGCTGCTTTGGAGCGAGTTTATTGTGATAACACAGGTGTGAAATTAGGACAAGCACAAGAATTGACTAAGTCAAAATCAAATATTTTAGTTGTTTATGAATCAGAGGCATTACAAAATTGGTGGAAAACATTGTCTTTAGATTGGAAAGAAGTTTTCAAAACAGCTAGTAAATTAAGCTCACCAAATCCAACAAAAGAAGAATTAGCAACACTTTCAAGAATCACAAAAATTGATGCAAAAGGACAATCAATCAAAACGGTTGAGCCTCTTCGTATTTTTGAGGGCTTGAAAGAAATAAATATTAGCAGAACAAAGGTTACAGACATTACGGCTTTGCGTGATTTGATTGCTTTGGAAATTTTGGAAGCAAATAATACCAAAATTTCAGATGTTTCTTCGCTTCAAAGTTTAGATAAATTGAAAAAATTAGATATTGAAAATACGGCTGTAAGTGATATTTCGCCACTTCAAAACCTTACTAATTTAGAATTTATTTATGCTGATGGTTCGGCTTTGAAAGATGAATTAGTTGCTGCATTTTTAAATAAAAATCCTTCTACGGTTGTAATTTATAAAACAGTTACACTTAATAATTGGTGGACAGGATTATCAGAAAGTTGGAAAACAGCTCTGAAAAAACATGTAAAAATAGAAGCACAACCAAACAAAGAAGATTTGCATGCAATGATTTATTTGGAATCAATTAATCTTGATGGAATAAGTGATATTCGTGATTTACAGCCTTTACAAATGTCTGTTCGTTTGCGTGAACTTAGTTTTGTTCGTACAAGTGTGAGCAATCTTTCACCTATCAAAAACATTTCTACACTTCGTATTTTGCGCTTTTCAGAAACTCCAGTTTCTAATCTTGAACCAATTACAACACTTAGAGATTTGGAGCAATTAGTTTTTGAAAATACGCCAGTAGAAAGTCTTGAAACAATGGGAGCATTCAAAAACCTCAAACGCTTAAATTGTGCAGGAACACAAATCAAAACCCTAAAATGCTTAGAACCATTGAAAGAACTTACAGAACTTTCTTGTAATACAACAAAATTACGCAACCTTAAAGGTTTGGATAATATGAGAAAATTAGAAATTTTACGTTCTTATAATACTAAAATTTCTAGCAAAAAAGTAGATGATTTTAAGAAAGACCACCCACGTTGTGAAGTGATTTATTATTAG
- the nadE gene encoding NAD(+) synthase, which produces MKLLKVACAVLNQIPMHWEHNKKNIVQAIEDAKEKNVSVLCLPELCISGYGCEDMFYSPNVLEQSIRVLYEVLPHTKGIITCVGLPMMYQNRTFNACALLVDGKIAGFVAKRFLAGNGIHYEPRWFTPWIAEKHINLSLQNPQTKENESYLFGDVYFDIGGIKIGFEICEDAWVAHRPGRALSNYGIDVIMNPSASHFAFNKINVRKRFVLEGSRAFGVAYLYANLLGNESGRAIYDGGTIIASAGEIANIGQRLSFHDVLVTSAVVDIDANRIAQSQSSMNFDLPNSQENKITVPYNFPNIEPEPYDPSESKWEYSNFIQEEEFTRALALGLFDYLRKSRSNGFVVSLSGGADSAAVSCCVYLLIKLGIENIGLEQFKKKLYYISAIQDLKTVDEISNKLLLTAYQPTENSSDTTENAADKLAKALNATHYTFNINEVVKEYHKIIEQGLDRKLAWQTDDIALQNIQARVRAPSVWMIANIYNALLLSTSNRSEAAVGYATMDGDTSGGLSPIAGIDKFFLRNWLKWLETKGVLTWINDTESSYFKIEVLKSVNVQQPTAELRPSENKQTDEDDLMPYDLLDAIEEAAIRDKKSPADCLKLLKQTFKQYDDKKLKEWTIKFFRLWSRNQWKRERYAPSFHLDDKNLDPKTWCRFPILSSSFEYELEQL; this is translated from the coding sequence ATGAAATTACTAAAAGTAGCCTGTGCCGTCTTGAATCAAATTCCGATGCACTGGGAACACAACAAAAAGAATATTGTACAAGCGATTGAAGATGCAAAAGAAAAAAATGTAAGTGTACTTTGTTTGCCCGAACTCTGTATCTCTGGTTATGGCTGTGAGGATATGTTTTATTCACCTAATGTTTTGGAGCAGTCTATTCGTGTTTTGTATGAAGTTTTGCCACATACAAAAGGAATTATTACTTGTGTTGGTCTTCCAATGATGTATCAAAATCGCACTTTTAATGCCTGTGCGCTGTTGGTAGATGGAAAAATTGCTGGTTTTGTAGCAAAGCGATTTTTGGCAGGAAATGGCATTCATTACGAACCTCGTTGGTTTACGCCTTGGATTGCTGAAAAACATATTAATTTATCTCTTCAAAACCCACAAACAAAAGAGAATGAAAGTTATCTTTTTGGAGATGTTTATTTTGATATTGGAGGAATAAAAATTGGTTTTGAGATTTGTGAAGATGCGTGGGTAGCTCATCGCCCTGGACGTGCTTTGTCAAATTATGGAATTGATGTAATTATGAATCCGTCGGCTTCTCATTTTGCTTTTAATAAAATAAATGTTCGTAAGCGTTTTGTTTTGGAGGGTTCTCGTGCTTTTGGAGTGGCTTATTTGTACGCAAATCTTTTAGGAAATGAATCGGGAAGAGCTATTTATGATGGAGGAACAATCATTGCGTCGGCTGGAGAAATTGCAAATATTGGTCAGCGTTTGAGTTTTCATGATGTGTTGGTTACGAGTGCCGTTGTGGATATTGATGCCAACCGAATTGCACAATCACAGTCAAGTATGAATTTTGATTTGCCTAATTCGCAAGAAAATAAAATCACAGTTCCGTACAATTTCCCAAATATAGAACCTGAACCTTACGACCCAAGCGAATCAAAATGGGAATACAGTAATTTTATTCAAGAAGAAGAATTTACACGAGCTTTGGCATTAGGACTTTTTGATTATCTTAGAAAAAGTCGTTCAAATGGTTTTGTAGTTTCGCTTTCTGGTGGTGCAGATTCGGCAGCCGTTTCTTGTTGTGTTTATTTATTGATAAAATTAGGAATTGAAAATATTGGATTAGAACAATTTAAGAAAAAATTATATTATATTTCTGCTATTCAAGATTTGAAAACAGTTGATGAGATTTCTAATAAATTGCTTCTTACAGCTTATCAACCAACAGAAAATAGCTCTGATACAACCGAAAACGCAGCCGACAAACTGGCAAAAGCATTGAATGCAACTCATTATACCTTTAATATTAATGAAGTGGTAAAAGAATATCACAAAATTATTGAGCAAGGATTAGATAGAAAACTGGCTTGGCAAACCGATGATATTGCGCTTCAGAATATTCAGGCTCGGGTGCGTGCGCCTTCTGTTTGGATGATTGCAAATATTTATAATGCGCTTTTGCTTTCTACTAGCAACCGTTCAGAAGCTGCCGTAGGTTATGCAACAATGGATGGAGATACAAGTGGTGGATTGAGTCCGATTGCAGGAATTGATAAATTTTTCCTAAGAAATTGGTTGAAATGGCTAGAAACAAAAGGTGTTTTGACTTGGATTAATGATACTGAATCTTCTTACTTCAAAATTGAAGTCCTAAAATCAGTCAATGTACAACAACCAACTGCCGAGCTTCGTCCTTCAGAAAACAAACAAACTGATGAAGATGATTTGATGCCTTATGATTTGCTAGATGCTATTGAAGAGGCAGCCATTCGTGATAAAAAATCACCTGCTGATTGTTTGAAGTTATTAAAACAAACTTTTAAACAATATGATGATAAAAAACTCAAAGAATGGACAATCAAATTTTTTAGACTTTGGAGTAGAAATCAATGGAAACGTGAACGTTATGCGCCTTCTTTCCATTTAGATGACAAAAATCTTGACCCAAAAACATGGTGTCGTTTTCCTATTTTGTCTAGTAGTTTTGAGTATGAATTGGAACAGTTGTAA